The Micromonospora krabiensis genome window below encodes:
- a CDS encoding GNAT family N-acetyltransferase, translated as MTADRTTALPRGATGPHHHDRGVPGFGRVTVRPVDPDGDVDLLHGWVTQERARFWGMREASRERVREIYAYLDSLDTHHAYLVHRDGRPAALLQTYEPGADPVGACYPVRAGDFGLHLLIGPPTAVEPGFTGTLVGALLDFVWAEPGRRRLVVDPDARNERAIVRFVRIGFQPGPLVDLPEKRAQLLFLDRPSADAA; from the coding sequence ATGACCGCTGACCGCACCACCGCCCTGCCGCGCGGCGCGACCGGCCCGCACCACCACGACCGGGGCGTGCCCGGGTTCGGCCGGGTCACCGTCCGGCCGGTCGACCCCGACGGCGACGTCGACCTGCTGCACGGCTGGGTGACCCAGGAGCGGGCCCGCTTCTGGGGCATGCGGGAGGCCAGCCGGGAGCGGGTCCGGGAGATCTACGCCTACCTGGACTCGCTGGACACCCACCACGCCTACCTGGTGCACCGCGACGGGCGACCGGCGGCGCTGCTGCAGACGTACGAGCCGGGGGCCGACCCGGTCGGCGCGTGCTATCCGGTCCGGGCCGGTGACTTCGGTCTGCACCTGCTGATCGGCCCGCCGACGGCGGTCGAACCCGGCTTCACCGGGACGCTGGTCGGCGCGCTGCTCGACTTCGTGTGGGCCGAGCCGGGGCGGCGGCGGCTGGTGGTGGACCCGGACGCCCGCAACGAGCGGGCCATCGTCCGGTTCGTCCGCATCGGTTTCCAACCCGGTCCGCTGGTCGACCTGCCGGAGAAGCGCGCCCAGCTGCTCTTCCTGGACCGGCCGTCCGCCGACGCCGCCTGA